A genomic segment from Eubalaena glacialis isolate mEubGla1 chromosome 16, mEubGla1.1.hap2.+ XY, whole genome shotgun sequence encodes:
- the ACOD1 gene encoding cis-aconitate decarboxylase → MARFPWLDSLGIENIGQVDKSVARLKDFQLGTALRLEFAQFTAPPHTNTSTPQPTLLPLPLTSIFILSTFAWLTPRSFHNQLRYLLLQQVSTNRKSRQWFSSSVTESLAKLIHGLKVGHLTDRVIQRSKRMILDTLGVGFLGTSTEVFHKAREYSKIYSSNVSSTVWGQPDFRLPPTYAAFVNGVAIHSMDFDDTWYPATHPSGAVLPVLMALSEALPPSPKCSGLDLLLAFNVGIEVQGRLMHFSKEAKDIPKRFHPPSVVGTLGSAAAASKFLGLSMTECQEALAIAVSHAGAPMANAATQTKPLHIGNAARHGLEAAFLAMLGLQGNKQVLDMESGFGAFYANYAPKILPDVDSHTWLLDQQDVAFKLFPAHLATHWVADAAASVRKQLVRDRALLPTDHTERIVLRIPDVQYVNRPFPNSEHEARHSFQYVACAMLLDGAITVPSFHKHQVNRPWVRQLLGKVELEHPRDNLPNFNTLYCEISVALKDGAIFTERSDTFYGHWRKPLSQKDLQEKFRANACRMLSCHSVERLIEIVENLEDLEDCSVLTTLLKEPSPPEIVTKSL, encoded by the exons ATGGCAAGGTTTCCCTGGCTTGACAGCCTAGGGATTGAAAATATAGGACAAGTCGACAAGTCGGTGGCCAGGTTGAAGGACTTTCAGCTGGGAACTG CCCTGCGGCTGGAGTTTGCCCAGTTCACGGCACCGCCCCACACCAACACCTCCACGCCCCAGCCCACGCTGCTACCTCTGCCTTTAACCTCCATCTTCATTCTCAGCACTTTCGCCTGGCTGACCCCCAGAAGTTTTCATAACCAGCTCAGGTATCTACTCCTCCAGCAAGTCTCCACCAACAGAAAGAGCAGGCAGTGGTTCTCGAGT TCTGTCACAGAGAGCTTGGCCAAACTGATCCAcggcttgaaagtgggacacctGACAGATCGTGTTATCCAGAGGAGCAAGAGGATGATTCTGGATACTCTGGGTGTTGGGTTCCTGGGAACCAGTACAGAAGTGTTTCACAAAGCCAGGGAATACAGTAAA ATCTATAGTTCCAATGTATCCAGCACTGTTTGGGGCCAGCCAGACTTCAGGCTCCCACCAACATATGCTGCTTTCGTTAACGGTGTGGCT ATTCACTCAATGGATTTTGATGACACGTGGTACCCTGCCACCCACCCTTCTGGAGCTGTCCTTCCTGTCCTCATGGCTTTATCGGAAGCTCTGCCTCCAAGTCCAAAGTGTTCTGGCCTTGACCTGCTGCTGGCTTTCAACGTTGGTATTGAAGTGCAAGGCCGATTAatgcatttctccaaggaagccAAGGACATACCAAAGAG attccatccCCCCTCAGTGGTGGGAACTTTGGGTAGTGCTGCTGCGGCATCTAAGTTTTTGGGGCTCAGCATGACAGAGTGCCAAGAGGCCCTGGCTATTGCTGTTTCTCATGCTGGGGCACCCATGGCGAATGCCGCCACTCAGACCAAGCCTCTTCACATCGGCAATGCTGCCAGGCATGGGCTAGAAGCTGCTTTTCTGGCAATGCTGGGTCTCCAGGGAAACAAACAGGTCTTGGATATGGAGTCAGGGTTTGGGGCCTTCTATGCCAACTATGCCCCCAAAATCCTTCCAGACGTAGATTCACACACTTGGCTGCTGGACCAGCAGGATGTGGCCTTCAAGCTTTTCCCTGCCCATTTGGCCACGCACTGGGTGGCAGACGCAGCTGCATCTGTGAGAAAACAGCTTGTAAGAGACAGAGCCCTGCTTCCCACTGACCACACGGAGAGAATTGTGCTTAGAATTCCAGATGTCCAGTATGTGAACAGGCCCTTCCCAAACTCAGAGCATGAGGCCCGCCACTCCTTCCAGTATGTGGCCTGCGCCATGCTGCTGGATGGTGCCATCACTGTCCCATCATTCCACAAACACCAGGTCAACAGGCCATGGGTAAGACAGTTGCTTGGTAAGGTAGAGCTGGAGCACCCTCGGGACAACCTACCAAATTTCAACACACTCTACTGCGAGATAAGTGTTGCCCTCAAGGATGGAGCCATCTTCACAGAGCGCTCTGATACCTTCTACGGTCACTGGAGGAAGCCTCTGAGCCAGAAAGACCTACAGGAAAAGTTCAGAGCCAATGCCTGCAGGATGCTGTCCTGCCACTCTGTAGAAAGGCTTATAGAGATAGTAGAAAACCTAGAAGACCTGGAAGACTGCTCTGTGTTAACCACACTTCTGAAAGAACCCTCTCCACCAGAGATTGTTACAAAATCTCTCTAG